One region of Niallia sp. Man26 genomic DNA includes:
- a CDS encoding carboxylesterase has protein sequence MKLVEQKPLYFEGSNKRAVLLLHGFTGNTSDVRMLGRYLNTKGYSCYIPLYKGHGVPPEDLVQYGPEDWWKDVQAGYNFLKEKGYEEIAVGGLSLGGVFSLKLGYTVPVKGIVTMCSPMYIKSEEVMYEGVLEYARNYKVREGKSEEVIEQEMAEFAPMNTLKELQGLIADVRQSVDLIYSPVFVIQARHDHMINTDSANIIYNEVESDDKEIKWYENSGHVITHDKEKDEVFEDFYQFIDRLDWIN, from the coding sequence ATGAAATTAGTGGAACAAAAGCCGTTGTATTTTGAAGGAAGTAATAAACGTGCTGTATTGCTGCTGCACGGCTTCACAGGCAACACATCAGATGTAAGAATGCTTGGACGCTATTTGAATACTAAAGGATACAGCTGCTATATTCCGTTGTATAAAGGCCATGGAGTGCCGCCAGAGGACCTTGTGCAGTATGGGCCAGAAGATTGGTGGAAAGATGTTCAGGCAGGCTATAATTTCTTGAAAGAAAAAGGTTATGAAGAAATTGCAGTGGGCGGACTTTCTCTAGGCGGGGTATTTTCTCTTAAGTTAGGTTACACTGTACCTGTAAAGGGTATCGTAACAATGTGTTCTCCAATGTATATTAAAAGCGAAGAAGTCATGTATGAGGGCGTCCTTGAATATGCTCGTAACTATAAGGTTAGGGAAGGAAAATCGGAGGAAGTCATTGAACAAGAAATGGCAGAATTCGCCCCGATGAATACGTTAAAAGAGCTGCAAGGCTTGATTGCAGATGTCCGTCAATCAGTGGATTTAATTTATTCCCCTGTTTTTGTTATACAAGCAAGACATGACCACATGATTAATACAGATAGTGCAAATATTATCTATAATGAAGTGGAAAGTGATGATAAAGAGATCAAATGGTATGAGAATTCTGGCCATGTTATTACACATGATAAAGAAAAGGACGAGGTTTTTGAGGACTTCTACCAGTTTATTGATCGATTAGATTGGATTAATTAA
- the secG gene encoding preprotein translocase subunit SecG has protein sequence MLHTILLTLLIIVALALIVVVLLQSGKSAGLSGAISGGAEQLFGKQKARGLDLILHNTTIVLSILFFALTIAVSYFDI, from the coding sequence ATGTTACACACAATCTTATTAACATTACTGATTATTGTTGCTCTTGCTCTTATTGTAGTAGTGCTTCTGCAATCAGGAAAAAGTGCAGGTCTATCCGGGGCCATTTCAGGTGGGGCAGAACAGCTTTTCGGTAAACAAAAAGCTCGCGGTTTAGACTTAATACTTCATAATACAACAATCGTACTGTCAATTTTGTTCTTTGCTTTAACGATTGCAGTCAGCTATTTCGATATTTAA
- the eno gene encoding phosphopyruvate hydratase: MPYIQHVYAREVLDSRGNPTVEVEVLTESGFFGRALVPSGASTGEYEAVELRDGDKSRYLGKGVLKAVENVNEVIAEAIIGMDVTDQAGIDRTMIELDGTENKGKLGANAILGVSMAAAHAASEVVGLPLYRYLGGFNAKQLPTPMMNIINGGSHADNNVDFQEFMILPVGAPTFKEALRYGAEVFHALKSVLSAKGLNTAVGDEGGFAPNLGSNREALEVIIEAIKKAGYEPGKDILLGMDVASSEFYNKETGKYDLAGEGRTGLTSEELVSFYEELVNEFPIISIEDGLDENDWEGHKLLTDRIGSKVQLVGDDLFVTNTKKLAEGIEKGIANSILIKVNQIGTLTETFEAIEMAKRAGYTAVVSHRSGETEDATIADIAVATNAGQIKTGSLSRTDRIAKYNQLLRIEDELGDLAVYDGLKSFYNLTK; the protein is encoded by the coding sequence ATGCCATACATTCAACATGTATATGCTCGCGAAGTATTAGACTCACGCGGTAACCCAACAGTAGAAGTAGAAGTTTTAACAGAATCAGGTTTCTTCGGTCGTGCACTTGTTCCATCTGGTGCATCAACTGGTGAATACGAAGCAGTAGAATTGCGTGACGGCGACAAATCACGCTACCTTGGCAAAGGTGTTCTTAAAGCAGTAGAAAACGTAAACGAAGTTATCGCTGAAGCAATCATCGGTATGGACGTTACTGACCAAGCTGGAATCGACAGAACTATGATCGAGCTTGACGGAACTGAAAACAAAGGTAAATTAGGTGCTAACGCTATCCTTGGTGTATCTATGGCTGCAGCTCACGCTGCTTCTGAAGTTGTTGGTCTTCCATTGTACCGTTACCTTGGCGGATTCAATGCTAAGCAATTGCCAACTCCAATGATGAACATCATCAACGGTGGTTCTCACGCTGACAACAACGTGGACTTCCAAGAGTTCATGATCTTGCCAGTAGGTGCTCCAACATTCAAAGAAGCATTGCGTTATGGTGCTGAAGTGTTCCATGCACTTAAATCAGTTCTATCTGCAAAAGGCTTGAACACAGCTGTAGGTGACGAAGGTGGATTCGCTCCAAACCTTGGTTCAAACCGTGAAGCTCTTGAAGTTATCATCGAAGCAATCAAAAAAGCTGGCTATGAGCCTGGTAAAGACATCTTGCTTGGAATGGACGTTGCTTCTTCTGAGTTCTACAACAAAGAAACTGGTAAATACGATCTTGCTGGAGAAGGCCGCACTGGCTTAACTTCTGAAGAGCTAGTATCTTTCTACGAAGAGCTAGTTAACGAATTCCCAATCATCTCTATTGAAGATGGTCTTGACGAAAACGACTGGGAAGGTCACAAATTGTTGACTGACCGCATCGGTTCTAAAGTACAATTGGTTGGTGACGATCTATTCGTTACAAACACTAAAAAATTGGCTGAAGGTATCGAAAAAGGAATTGCTAACTCAATCCTTATCAAAGTTAACCAAATCGGTACTTTGACTGAAACTTTCGAAGCTATCGAAATGGCTAAACGTGCAGGTTACACTGCAGTAGTATCTCACCGTTCTGGTGAAACAGAAGATGCAACAATCGCTGACATCGCTGTTGCTACTAACGCTGGCCAAATCAAAACTGGTTCACTTTCTCGTACAGACCGTATTGCTAAGTACAACCAACTTCTTCGCATTGAAGACGAGCTTGGCGACCTAGCTGTATACGATGGTCTTAAATCTTTCTACAACCTTACTAAATAA
- the gpmI gene encoding 2,3-bisphosphoglycerate-independent phosphoglycerate mutase, whose translation MSKSPVALIILDGFALRDERMGNAVAQAKKPNFDKYWNQYPHTTLVASGEDVGLPEGQMGNSEVGHLNIGAGRIVYQSLTRVNVAIREGQFAKNETFVNAIKHVKEKGKNLHLFGLLSDGGVHSHIEHMYALLRLAKDEGVKNVYIHGILDGRDVGQKTAEKYIKATQEKIEEYGVGEFATISGRYYSMDRDKRWDRVEKSYRAMAYGEGPSYSNPLDVVEDNYRNGIFDEFVLPSVITKEDGKPVATIQDEDAVIFYNFRPDRAIQISNVFTNEDFRSFDRGENHPKDLYFVCLTHFSETVKGYVAFKPTNLDNTLGEVISQNGLTQLRIAETEKYPHVTFFMSGGREAEFPGEKRILINSPKVATYDLQPEMSAYEVTDALLKEIEADNFDAIILNFANPDMVGHSGMLEPTIKAIETVDECLGKIITLIEEKGGKAIITADHGNSDEVVTLDGKPMTAHTTNPVPVIVTVPGVELQEGKLGDLAPTMLELLGLEQPAEMTGTSIIKK comes from the coding sequence ATGAGTAAATCTCCTGTAGCATTGATCATTTTGGATGGCTTTGCATTGAGAGACGAACGTATGGGAAATGCTGTTGCTCAAGCAAAAAAGCCAAACTTTGATAAATACTGGAATCAATATCCTCACACAACACTTGTTGCGAGCGGTGAAGATGTAGGTCTTCCAGAAGGACAAATGGGTAACTCTGAAGTTGGCCATTTGAACATTGGAGCAGGACGTATTGTTTACCAAAGCTTGACAAGAGTGAATGTGGCAATCAGAGAAGGTCAGTTCGCTAAGAACGAAACTTTCGTAAATGCCATCAAGCATGTGAAGGAAAAAGGCAAGAATCTTCATCTGTTCGGTCTTTTATCAGATGGAGGGGTTCACAGCCATATTGAACATATGTATGCCCTTCTTCGCCTTGCAAAAGACGAGGGTGTAAAAAATGTATATATTCACGGAATTCTAGACGGCCGAGACGTCGGTCAAAAGACTGCGGAAAAATACATTAAGGCTACACAAGAAAAAATAGAAGAATACGGTGTAGGTGAATTTGCGACAATCTCAGGACGCTACTATTCTATGGATAGAGATAAGCGCTGGGACCGTGTTGAAAAATCCTACCGTGCAATGGCCTATGGTGAAGGACCTAGCTACTCCAACCCATTGGATGTTGTAGAAGATAACTACAGAAATGGTATCTTTGACGAATTCGTACTTCCGTCTGTTATTACTAAAGAAGACGGTAAGCCGGTTGCAACCATTCAAGACGAAGATGCAGTAATTTTCTATAACTTCCGTCCAGACCGTGCAATCCAAATCTCTAATGTATTCACAAATGAGGACTTCCGTTCATTCGATCGCGGAGAAAATCATCCGAAAGATTTATATTTCGTATGCTTAACTCATTTCAGTGAAACAGTAAAAGGGTATGTTGCTTTCAAGCCAACAAACTTGGATAACACATTAGGTGAAGTTATTTCCCAAAATGGATTAACTCAGCTCCGCATTGCGGAAACGGAAAAATACCCACACGTAACGTTCTTCATGAGCGGTGGACGTGAAGCGGAATTCCCTGGTGAAAAGCGTATTTTGATCAACTCTCCTAAAGTTGCAACATACGACTTGCAGCCAGAAATGAGCGCTTATGAAGTGACAGATGCACTTCTAAAAGAGATTGAAGCAGATAATTTTGATGCTATCATCTTAAACTTTGCAAACCCTGATATGGTTGGGCACTCCGGAATGCTTGAACCTACTATCAAGGCTATCGAGACTGTTGATGAATGCTTAGGCAAAATCATCACACTGATTGAAGAAAAAGGCGGCAAAGCTATCATTACAGCAGACCATGGTAACTCAGATGAAGTGGTAACACTTGATGGAAAACCAATGACTGCACATACAACAAACCCTGTGCCTGTCATTGTGACAGTGCCTGGTGTCGAGCTTCAAGAAGGAAAGCTTGGAGATTTGGCTCCAACTATGCTTGAGTTATTAGGACTTGAACAACCAGCAGAAATGACTGGTACATCTATCATTAAAAAATAA
- the tpiA gene encoding triose-phosphate isomerase, translated as MRKPIIAGNWKMNKTLPEAVDFIQEIKESIPSSEQVDAVVVAPALFIGQLVELTDGTEVKIGAQNMHFEKNGAFTGEISPVALENIGAKYVVLGHSERREFFNETDEAVNKKTIAAFENNLTPIVCCGETLEQRENGETNEFVASQVSKALAGLTDEQAKATVVAYEPIWAIGTGKSSTSADANEVCAHIRKTVSEQFSPEVAESIRIQYGGSVKPENIKEYMAQPDIDGALVGGASLEAQSFLQLLEEGKA; from the coding sequence ATGCGCAAACCTATTATCGCTGGAAACTGGAAGATGAACAAAACACTTCCTGAAGCAGTGGACTTTATCCAAGAAATTAAAGAATCAATTCCTTCTAGTGAACAGGTTGATGCAGTAGTTGTCGCTCCTGCTCTATTCATCGGTCAATTAGTAGAATTGACTGACGGCACAGAAGTGAAAATTGGTGCACAAAACATGCACTTCGAAAAAAATGGTGCTTTCACAGGTGAAATCAGCCCTGTAGCTTTGGAAAACATCGGTGCTAAATACGTTGTCCTTGGACACTCTGAACGCCGTGAGTTCTTCAATGAAACAGACGAAGCTGTTAACAAAAAAACGATTGCAGCATTTGAAAACAACTTAACTCCAATCGTTTGCTGTGGTGAAACGCTTGAGCAAAGAGAAAACGGCGAAACAAACGAATTCGTTGCTTCTCAAGTTTCAAAAGCTCTAGCTGGTCTTACAGATGAGCAAGCTAAAGCAACAGTTGTAGCTTATGAGCCAATCTGGGCAATCGGAACAGGCAAATCTTCTACATCAGCTGATGCTAACGAAGTTTGCGCACATATCCGTAAAACAGTAAGCGAACAGTTTTCTCCAGAAGTGGCAGAAAGCATCCGCATTCAATACGGCGGCAGCGTTAAGCCTGAGAACATCAAAGAATATATGGCACAGCCTGATATCGATGGTGCTCTTGTAGGAGGAGCTAGCTTAGAAGCACAAAGCTTCCTGCAATTATTGGAGGAAGGTAAGGCATGA
- a CDS encoding phosphoglycerate kinase, with product MNKKTIRDIDLKGKKVFVRVDFNVPMKDQKITDETRIQAALPTINELVEKGAIVILASHLGRPNGEVVEELRLTPVAARLSELLGKNVVKTDESYGEAVKAEISKLSEGDVLLLENVRFNAGEEKNDAELAKSYAELADVFVNDAFGAAHRAHASTEGIAHHIPAVSGLLMEKELDVLGKALSNPDRPFTAIVGGAKVKDKIGVIDNLLDKVDNLIIGGGLAYTFVKALGHEIGLSLLEEDKIELAKSYMEKAKEKGVKFYMPVDVTVADDFSNDANTQTVSIEEIPSDWEALDIGPKTREIYADVIKNSKLVIWNGPMGVFELDTFAKGTKAVATALAESQDTYSVIGGGDSAAAVEKFDLANKMSHISTGGGASLEFMEGKELPGVVALNDK from the coding sequence ATGAACAAGAAAACGATTCGCGATATCGATTTAAAAGGCAAAAAAGTATTTGTTCGTGTTGACTTCAACGTTCCGATGAAGGATCAAAAAATCACGGATGAAACAAGAATTCAAGCAGCACTACCAACTATTAACGAGTTAGTAGAAAAAGGTGCTATCGTAATTTTAGCAAGTCACTTAGGCCGTCCAAATGGTGAAGTGGTAGAAGAATTGCGTTTAACTCCAGTTGCTGCACGTCTTTCTGAGCTACTTGGCAAAAATGTTGTAAAAACAGATGAGTCTTATGGTGAAGCTGTTAAAGCTGAAATCAGCAAGCTGTCTGAAGGCGATGTGCTATTGCTTGAAAACGTACGTTTCAATGCTGGTGAAGAGAAAAACGATGCAGAACTAGCAAAAAGCTATGCTGAACTAGCTGATGTATTCGTAAACGATGCATTTGGTGCAGCACACCGTGCACATGCTTCAACTGAAGGTATTGCACACCATATCCCAGCTGTATCTGGTCTATTAATGGAAAAAGAGCTTGATGTATTAGGAAAAGCACTTTCAAATCCAGACCGTCCATTCACAGCTATCGTCGGTGGAGCTAAAGTAAAAGACAAAATCGGCGTAATCGATAACCTTCTTGATAAAGTAGATAACTTGATCATCGGTGGCGGATTAGCTTATACATTCGTAAAAGCACTTGGCCATGAAATCGGATTGTCTCTTCTTGAAGAAGATAAAATCGAACTAGCGAAATCTTATATGGAAAAAGCGAAAGAAAAAGGTGTTAAATTCTACATGCCTGTAGATGTAACAGTTGCAGACGACTTCTCTAACGATGCTAACACACAAACTGTTTCCATCGAAGAAATCCCTTCTGATTGGGAAGCGTTGGACATCGGTCCAAAAACAAGAGAAATCTATGCAGATGTTATCAAAAACTCTAAATTGGTTATCTGGAACGGACCAATGGGTGTGTTTGAATTAGATACATTTGCTAAAGGAACAAAAGCAGTAGCAACAGCTCTTGCTGAATCACAAGATACATACTCTGTCATCGGTGGTGGAGATTCTGCAGCAGCAGTTGAGAAGTTTGACCTTGCAAACAAAATGAGCCATATTTCAACAGGTGGCGGTGCTTCGTTGGAATTCATGGAAGGCAAAGAACTTCCAGGTGTAGTAGCTCTTAACGATAAATAA
- the gap gene encoding type I glyceraldehyde-3-phosphate dehydrogenase has translation MTVKVGINGFGRIGRLAFRKIMENPELEVVAINDLTDTKMLAHLLKYDSSQGTFQGEIEVHEGYFLVNGKKVVTTAERNPADLKWGELNVDTVIESTGFFTTKESAEAHIQAGAKNVVISAPATGEMKTIVYNVNHDILDGTETVISGASCTTNCLAPMAKALQDNFGIVEGLMTTIHAYTGDQNTLDAPHPKGDFRRARAAAENIIPNSTGAAKAIGLVLPELNGKLDGAAQRVPVKTGSLTELVTVLDKKVTVEEVNAAMKAAADESYGYTEDEIVSSDIIGISYGSLFDATQTKVMTVGDKQLVKTVAWYDNEMSYTNQLVRTVKHFAQLATK, from the coding sequence ATGACAGTAAAAGTTGGTATTAACGGATTTGGACGTATCGGACGTTTAGCATTCAGAAAAATCATGGAAAACCCAGAATTGGAAGTAGTGGCTATCAATGATTTAACTGATACTAAAATGCTGGCACATCTTTTAAAATATGATTCATCTCAAGGTACTTTCCAAGGTGAAATCGAAGTACACGAAGGTTACTTCCTAGTAAACGGTAAAAAAGTAGTAACTACTGCTGAAAGAAACCCAGCTGACCTTAAATGGGGCGAGCTTAACGTAGATACAGTTATCGAATCTACTGGTTTCTTCACAACTAAAGAAAGTGCTGAAGCTCATATCCAAGCTGGCGCTAAAAACGTTGTTATCTCTGCACCTGCAACTGGTGAAATGAAAACAATCGTTTACAACGTAAACCATGACATTCTTGATGGTACTGAAACAGTTATCTCTGGTGCTTCTTGTACTACAAACTGCCTAGCTCCAATGGCAAAAGCACTTCAAGACAACTTCGGTATCGTTGAAGGACTAATGACAACTATCCATGCTTACACTGGAGATCAAAACACTCTTGACGCTCCACATCCAAAAGGTGACTTCCGCCGCGCTCGTGCTGCTGCAGAAAACATCATCCCTAACTCAACTGGTGCTGCTAAAGCTATCGGTCTAGTATTGCCAGAACTTAACGGTAAATTAGACGGAGCTGCACAACGTGTACCTGTTAAAACTGGTTCATTAACTGAGCTTGTAACAGTTCTTGACAAAAAAGTAACAGTTGAAGAAGTTAACGCAGCAATGAAAGCAGCTGCTGACGAGTCTTACGGTTACACTGAAGACGAAATCGTTTCTTCTGACATCATCGGAATCAGCTATGGTTCATTGTTCGATGCAACTCAAACTAAAGTTATGACAGTTGGCGACAAGCAATTGGTTAAAACTGTTGCTTGGTATGACAACGAAATGTCTTACACAAACCAACTTGTAAGAACAGTTAAACACTTTGCACAATTAGCTACAAAATAA
- a CDS encoding sugar-binding domain-containing protein, translated as MNSFIEIQKRLLPDLLVIMQKRYYILHHISNMQPVGRRSLAGSLGLTERVLRSEVEFLKDQKLIHITNIGMTLTPIGEETLESLSSVMREVTGINEMEKELEKKLHIKRVIIVAGDSDHSPWLKKELGLATANSMKSLLKGNNIIAVNGGTTMAAVAEMLTPNIVDGEWLFVPARGGIGEDVKNQANTICSMMADRTDSKHRVLYAPDEVSKEMYKSIVKDARINEVLQLIKSASLLIHGIGDAITMAERRSTSASDLEKIVQANAVGEAFGYYFNEDGEVVHKVQTIGLRLENLSTVPNVIAVAGGSSKSKAIRAYLKKAPPSTILITDEGAAKNLI; from the coding sequence ATGAATTCATTTATCGAGATTCAAAAAAGATTATTGCCTGATTTACTCGTAATTATGCAAAAAAGATATTACATTCTTCATCACATCAGCAATATGCAGCCTGTCGGCAGAAGAAGCTTGGCGGGAAGCCTTGGATTGACGGAACGAGTGCTCAGGAGCGAAGTGGAGTTCTTAAAAGATCAGAAGCTTATACATATTACGAACATTGGCATGACACTCACTCCAATTGGCGAAGAAACTTTGGAAAGTCTTTCTAGTGTAATGAGGGAAGTAACGGGTATTAACGAAATGGAGAAAGAGCTTGAAAAGAAGCTGCATATCAAAAGAGTGATTATTGTAGCTGGAGACAGCGATCATTCTCCATGGTTGAAAAAAGAACTGGGACTTGCAACAGCTAATAGTATGAAATCACTATTAAAAGGCAATAATATCATCGCAGTTAATGGTGGAACCACGATGGCTGCAGTGGCAGAGATGCTTACGCCTAACATAGTGGACGGTGAATGGCTGTTTGTTCCGGCGCGTGGCGGCATTGGGGAAGATGTTAAAAACCAGGCCAATACGATCTGTTCCATGATGGCTGATCGCACAGACAGCAAGCATCGTGTCCTGTATGCTCCTGATGAAGTGAGCAAGGAGATGTACAAAAGCATTGTCAAAGATGCCCGCATCAATGAAGTTTTACAGTTGATTAAATCAGCTAGCCTGCTTATTCATGGAATTGGAGATGCCATTACAATGGCAGAACGCCGCAGTACAAGTGCAAGTGACCTGGAAAAAATCGTGCAGGCAAATGCTGTCGGTGAAGCATTTGGTTATTACTTTAATGAAGACGGAGAGGTTGTCCATAAGGTTCAGACGATCGGCCTTAGACTTGAAAATCTTTCTACTGTTCCAAATGTAATCGCAGTTGCCGGAGGATCGTCAAAATCAAAGGCTATTAGAGCCTATTTAAAAAAAGCGCCACCCTCTACCATTCTGATCACAGATGAAGGAGCGGCAAAAAACTTGATATAA
- the clpP gene encoding ATP-dependent Clp endopeptidase proteolytic subunit ClpP, with translation MNLIPTVIEQTNRGERAYDIYSRLLKDRIIMLGSAIDDNVANSIVSQLLFLDAENPEKDVSLYINSPGGSITAGMAIYDTMQFIKPNVQTICIGMAASMGAFLLAAGEKGKRYALPNAEVMIHQPLGGAQGQATEIEIAAKRILFLRDKLNGILAERTGQPIDIIAKDTERDNFMTAERAKEYGLIDNIITRNELSDKKDK, from the coding sequence ATGAACTTAATCCCTACAGTTATCGAACAAACGAATAGAGGGGAACGCGCTTATGATATTTATTCCCGTCTGTTAAAAGACCGCATCATCATGCTTGGAAGTGCGATTGACGATAATGTTGCTAACTCTATCGTTTCACAGCTCTTGTTCCTAGATGCTGAAAATCCTGAAAAGGACGTTTCCCTATACATTAACAGCCCTGGCGGTAGCATTACTGCTGGGATGGCTATTTATGACACAATGCAGTTCATCAAGCCGAATGTACAAACAATCTGCATCGGTATGGCTGCTTCTATGGGTGCTTTCTTGCTTGCAGCTGGTGAAAAAGGCAAACGTTATGCCCTTCCAAACGCTGAAGTTATGATTCATCAGCCACTTGGCGGAGCACAAGGTCAAGCTACAGAAATCGAAATTGCTGCAAAACGCATCCTGTTCTTGCGTGACAAGCTGAATGGTATCCTTGCAGAGCGTACTGGCCAGCCAATCGATATTATCGCAAAAGACACAGAGCGTGATAATTTCATGACAGCAGAAAGAGCGAAAGAGTATGGTTTAATTGACAATATTATCACTCGCAATGAACTGTCAGACAAAAAAGATAAATAA
- a CDS encoding HPr family phosphocarrier protein, whose amino-acid sequence MVERDIKVTLKSGLQARPAAIFVQEATNYVSEVYIEKEGRRVNAKSIMGIMGLAIHSGADIKLIIDGSDELEALKTLEKLL is encoded by the coding sequence GTGGTAGAAAGAGATATTAAAGTAACATTGAAATCAGGCTTACAAGCAAGACCTGCAGCGATATTTGTTCAAGAAGCGACAAACTATGTTTCTGAAGTTTATATTGAGAAAGAAGGAAGAAGAGTAAACGCGAAGAGTATCATGGGAATTATGGGCCTGGCGATACACTCAGGTGCGGACATTAAACTTATTATTGATGGCAGCGATGAATTGGAAGCGCTTAAAACATTGGAAAAATTATTATAA
- the whiA gene encoding DNA-binding protein WhiA, with protein sequence MSFASETKKELTTIEVKDCCGRAELSALIQMNGTLSFSNQKLVVDIQTENAAIARRIYTLIKKYYDIPVELLVRKKMRLKKNNVYIVRLSTKAKEILESLSILTEGFMFTHEIAEDLVKKKCCKRSYLRGAFLAGGSVNNPETSSYHLEITSLYKEHIVALSNLMNTFDLNSKVLERKKGFITYLKEAEKITEFLNIIGAHGALLRFEDIRIVRDMRNSVNRLVNCETANLNKTIGAALRQVENIRFIERTVGLQVLPDRLREIAELRVAYQDVTLKELGEMVSSGNISKSGINHRLRKIDEIADALRRGEQV encoded by the coding sequence ATGTCTTTCGCTTCAGAGACGAAAAAAGAATTAACGACTATTGAAGTTAAAGATTGCTGCGGCAGGGCAGAGCTGTCTGCCCTGATCCAGATGAATGGCACTTTATCCTTTTCCAACCAAAAGCTGGTGGTGGACATTCAGACAGAAAATGCCGCGATTGCAAGAAGAATATATACACTCATCAAAAAGTATTACGACATACCTGTCGAGCTGTTGGTGAGAAAGAAGATGCGACTTAAAAAAAACAATGTGTATATTGTAAGACTTTCCACGAAAGCGAAGGAAATTTTGGAAAGCTTGAGCATTTTAACAGAGGGCTTTATGTTTACACATGAAATTGCAGAAGACCTTGTTAAGAAAAAATGCTGCAAACGCTCCTATTTGAGAGGGGCCTTTCTTGCGGGAGGCTCTGTCAATAACCCGGAAACATCCTCCTATCATTTGGAAATAACATCACTTTACAAAGAGCATATTGTTGCATTGAGCAATCTGATGAATACTTTCGATTTAAACAGCAAAGTGCTGGAGAGAAAGAAAGGCTTCATCACATATTTGAAAGAAGCGGAAAAAATTACAGAATTCCTAAATATCATCGGTGCTCATGGAGCTTTGCTTCGCTTTGAGGATATCCGGATTGTCAGGGATATGAGAAATTCTGTTAACAGGCTTGTTAACTGTGAGACTGCCAACCTGAACAAAACAATTGGCGCCGCATTGAGACAGGTGGAAAATATCCGCTTTATTGAACGGACGGTTGGACTTCAAGTGCTCCCAGACAGGCTGCGTGAAATTGCCGAGCTGAGAGTAGCTTATCAGGATGTGACTTTAAAGGAGCTTGGCGAAATGGTTTCCTCCGGGAATATCAGTAAATCCGGTATTAACCACAGGCTGAGAAAAATAGATGAAATTGCTGATGCGCTACGCAGAGGAGAACAAGTATAA
- a CDS encoding YvcK family protein: MNEVEHPRIVIIGGGTGLSVLVRGLKKYPLDITAIVTVADDGGSSGRLRDDLDIPAPGDIRNVLAALSDVEPLVEEMFQHRFSNSKDLNGHSLGNLIIAAMTSITGNFTYAIQEMSKVLNVRGKVLPATSHSVVLNARMEDGSIVTGESRIPESGKKIKEVFLTPEHATPLPEAIQAIRHADLIVIGPGSLYTSILPNLVVPEISREIMTAAAKKVYICNIMTQAGETLDYSASDHVKAIYEHMPEPFLNTILVNKENIPANVLERYNEEKAKPVFFDTEKLEKLGLEVILGEIISLEEKVIRHNTLEVAKILYSMLDPELKADQ; the protein is encoded by the coding sequence ATGAATGAAGTGGAGCATCCGAGAATTGTAATTATCGGTGGCGGCACCGGCTTGTCTGTCCTTGTGAGAGGATTAAAGAAGTATCCTTTGGACATTACAGCTATTGTCACTGTTGCAGATGATGGAGGAAGTTCGGGCCGGCTGCGTGATGATTTGGACATTCCTGCACCAGGTGATATTAGAAATGTACTGGCTGCATTATCCGATGTCGAACCGTTGGTGGAGGAAATGTTTCAGCACCGGTTTTCGAACAGCAAGGATTTAAATGGACACTCTTTAGGCAACTTGATTATTGCAGCGATGACATCGATTACTGGTAATTTCACCTATGCCATTCAGGAAATGAGCAAAGTGCTTAATGTGCGCGGAAAAGTATTGCCGGCTACAAGCCACAGTGTAGTTTTAAATGCAAGAATGGAAGATGGTTCAATCGTTACAGGTGAGTCAAGAATTCCCGAGAGCGGGAAGAAAATAAAAGAGGTGTTTTTAACACCGGAACATGCGACGCCGCTGCCTGAAGCAATTCAGGCAATCCGTCATGCAGACTTGATTGTGATTGGACCGGGAAGTCTTTATACGAGCATCCTTCCAAATCTTGTTGTGCCTGAAATAAGCAGGGAAATCATGACAGCAGCTGCAAAGAAAGTTTATATTTGCAACATCATGACACAAGCCGGCGAAACTCTTGATTACTCAGCGAGCGATCATGTTAAGGCTATTTATGAGCATATGCCAGAGCCTTTTTTAAACACAATATTGGTAAATAAAGAAAATATCCCAGCGAACGTTCTGGAACGGTATAATGAAGAGAAAGCAAAACCTGTCTTTTTTGATACAGAGAAATTAGAGAAGCTTGGACTAGAAGTCATTCTTGGAGAAATTATCAGCCTGGAGGAAAAGGTCATCCGCCATAACACGTTGGAAGTGGCGAAAATCCTCTATTCTATGCTTGATCCAGAACTGAAAGCCGATCAATAA